GAAGGGCCGAGCAGACTTGCGAGCTGCGGCATAGCCCGACCCAAGGCCGTCGGCCGCAGGGGCAGCCCCAAAACAAACAGCAATAGAGCAGTAATAGATGAAAAAACGCCAAATTATTATCGATAGGGGGCATTTTGCGCCACTCTATTTAACATAATATAAATTATAGGCAAATAGAGGACTCACGAAAGGGAGAGAGGCCCTATAGATCGGCCTTTGGGGAAATCAGGGCGTTTATTGAGAGGCCTATTTCTTTAGTTTTCTGGACTTTGAGCAGCTGAGTTTTGCGCAATAAAATTTGTTTTAGGTTGATTTTGATGGCTTTGTTTCTTTTGGCTCCTTGGGTTTATTGCTGGGCTATTTTTCTGCATTTTCTTGGGCCTAATATATTTTCATCTTCTTTTTGTTTGCCGCTGCGCTTGCTTTATGGCCTCAGCTAGCCAAATTTGGCTTATCCCCCCAATTTTGGCTAGCTTCTACTTCTTTGACCATTTTGATCTGCTCAAAAAAGTCTTTAGCTAAAAAAAAACTTGTAAATCACTGTTTTACAGTTAATTAGCCCTAAAAACTAGCTTTAAACAAACATTTAGGCCCTTTAATCGTTGAATCCACTATTTAGCGCCGTATATTTGCGGCGCTTAGCAATGAGCATATTTTTAGCTCAGAAATCAGTAGGAAAAAATGAATGGAAAACGAGTAGTTGTCGGCCTTTCAGGCGGTGTAGATTCGAGTGTAACGGCCTATCTCCTTTTGGAGCAAGGTTATGAGGTGATTGGTCTTTTTATGCGAAATTGGAATGATGATTCGGTCATTGAAGAAAGCGAGTGCCCTTGGATTGAGGACAGCAATGATGCGCTTTTGGTGGCTCAGGAACTGGGCATTCCCTTTCAGGTTGTGGACCTAAGCGAGGACTATAAAGAGCGGATTGTGAATTATATGTTTGCAGAATATGAGGCGGGCCGCACCCCTAATCCCGACGTACTTTGCAACCGAGAAATCAAATTTGATGTCTTTTTGGAAAAGGCCTTAGAATTGGGCGCCGATTATGTGGCGACGGGCCATTATTGTCAAAAAACGAGCATTGAAAAAGACGGGCAATTGTATCATCAGCTAAAAGCTGGAGCCGATCCGAACAAGGACCAAAGTTATTTTCTTTGTCAGCTATCTCAGGAGCAATTGGCCAAGGCCCTCTTCCCCATTGGGCATTTGCAGAAATCTGAGGTTCGAGAAATTGCCAAGGAACAGGGATTGATTACTGCGGAGAAAAAAGATTCTCAGGGACTTTGTTTTGTGGGTAAAATCAAATTGCCTGTATTTTTGCAGCAGCAATTGGCCCCAAAAACGGGACAAGCCATAGAACTAGCCGCGGATTCGCCCATTTTTAAGCCTGCTGCTACAGATAACTTAGCCGATTTGGCGCGCCCCTACCCTTTTTCGCCTAATTTGGGCAAAGTTGTGGGCGAACATACTGGCGCCCATTTTTTCACGGTGGGTCAGCGCAAAGGTTTGCAGCTAGGTGGATTTAAAGAGCCCCTTTTCGTTTTGCATACCGATACCGAAAAAAACATCGTTTATGTGGGCCAAGGCAAGCAGCATCCGGGTTTGTATCGCCCTGCCTTATTTATCCCTAAAGAGGATGCGCATTGGCTACGTCCAGATTTAGCCCTAAAAGTGGGTGAAAAAATGAGCATTATGGCCCGTATTCGCTACCGCCAAGCCCTACAAAAGGCAGAATTGATTGCTCAGGAAGAAGGGCTTTACTTTTTGTTTGAGGAGCCGCAAAGAGGCGTTACTCCAGGGCAGTTTGCCGCCGCTTATTTAGGCGATGAGCTGATCTTTTCTGGAGTGATTCAGTAAGCAAAAAATGATATAGACAGGCAAATATTGACCGCCTTTATTTTTGAATCCCACTGATAATCAAACTACTATCAGTGGGATTATTTTTTGTCTTCATTTGGTTTTTAACTAAAACCAAAATTAAATGAAAGCGATTTTAGCCCTATTTATTTGTCTATTTAGCAGTGTTCTTCTTTTGGGCCAAGATTTGGTCCGCCCTGTGGTTGATCTGCAATTTAAAATCCCGCCTTTGGGCTCAAAAGTATTTTACTACAGCTTTGAAAAAGGAGATAAAGTTCGGCTGAGCTGTGAAGAGCTCAAGGGGAAGAAAATCAAGAGCCTCAAGTTAGAGACAGATGAAGGGCAGCTTCTTTTTCAGGCCTATAAGGCGGAAAAAATAGAAAAAGAGATAGAAATTATGAGTCGGGGCGTTTATGCCCTACGCATTGGACACGGCAGCTTTGGGCGTCGGCTCTGTGCGCTCAAGATTAGTCGGAAGGCGGCCAGCGAGGCCACTAAAGACTTCAATACTGCCTGGGTTTGGAAAGAATTGATTGACAGCAGCTACAGCAGTTATACCAAAGATACTATTATTGGCTATGAAAACTATTTGGTCAATAAGAGCAGAAGAGTTCTTGTTTCGGTAGATACTTCCTTTAGCTACATCATAGATAGAAAAGAACGGGTACATTCTGAGACGGCCTTCGGCAAAAGCAATCGGAGTTTAGTTCAGTTTTATCTACCCAATAACCAGTATGCGCCAAACAACCTGCGGCCCTACAGCAGCAAAGAGTTGATTGCTTGGTCCTATTGGATTGGCGTGGGGCAAAAATCCTTAGAGCAATTTGAAGCTAGGGATAAGAAGATTAAAGGAGCCCTTGCTGTGGTTGGGGCTATTTCCGGTTATGGACTTTTAGCACAAGTGGCCACGGTGGGAGTAGATTTGTCTAGCGACCCTAATTTGGGAGATAATGTCAAATACAGTTTTTCTTCCTCCTTGGGGGTTTTTCAGAAAGGGAATGGCCCAGAGGCGATGGCTAAGGTCCAAAGTCCCAAGCAGGGATTAGTTAATTTGCAGTTAGAAAACGATAACTTTAGAGAGGGCATAGATGTGCATCTAAAGATCGGGGCCCTTTTTGTGCATAAACGCTGGAAAGATGAAATTTACCAAGTAGAAAAACAGCGGCCCATTATCAAGAAGCTAGAGAAACAGAAATTAAAAACTAAAAGCAGAAAAATTAGAGTGCCCGCCCAGTAGGTTTTATCCCCTCCTCCCCTTGGGGACAAAAAGACTGCCAGGCGCCATTTGGCCCAGCGCTGCGGAGTGGGTGGCCGAAGGCCAGACCGAGCAAAACGAGCGCTAGCGAAGTTTTGTGAAGGGCCGAACAGCCTTGTGAGCCCCGCAGCATAGCGGCGGCCGACCTAGGCTTTGCCTAGCCGGCCGCGGGCCCCAAAACAAAAAAACTAAATAAATAGTCCCTAAAACTTGAGAGTATATTTCAAAGTTACTACCTTTGATTAAACTAAAAATATGCTCAACGAAAAAGAAAAACTCTGGGCCATTGCCCTACAGCAATCTCCACAAATGGGGGCTATTCGGGCCAGAAGGTTATTGCGGGACTTTGGTTCTATTCAGGCGATTTATGAGGCAGATGCGGTGGCTTTGGCCCAGGCTAGTTATATTGGAAAAACTGCCATGCGGCATATTTTGAGCCGAGAAGGGCTAGAAATGGCCAAAAGGGAGCTAGATTTTGTAGAAAAAAAGGGGATCGAGCTGCTGCTCTTTGGCCAAAGCAATTATCCGAGGCGTTTGTTGCAGATCGAAGATGCGCCCTTTTTGCTCTATTATAAAGGTTCGGCGCCTTTGGACCAGCTGCGGACGCTTTCGGTGGTGGGCACCCGCAAACCCACAGAAAACGGCCGGGCGGCTTGTGAGCGCATTTTGACCGAAATCAAGGAGTTTTCGCCACTAATTGTTAGCGGCTTGGCTTATGGTATAGATGCTTGCGCCCACCGAAAAGCCTTAGATTTGGGGCTGGAAACCGTGGCCGTTTTGGCCCATGGGCTCAACCGAATTTATCCGCCGCAGCATCGCTCTTTGGCCGAGCAAATGCTGGAACAAGGGGGATTATTGACCGAATTTATTAGTCAGAACAAGCCCCTAGCTTGTAACTTCCCGATGCGTAACCGCATCATTGCGGGCCTATCCGATGCGCTTTGGGTGGTGGAAACGGGCCCCAAAGGCGGCTCAATGATTAGCGCCCAAAAGGCCATAGATTACCAACGAAAGGTTTTTGCCTTGCCAGGGCGTTGGAATGATAAACAGTCTTTGGGCTGCAATGAATTGATTCGACAGCAAACAGCTTTACTCTTAAGCCAGGGGAAGCAATTGGCCCAAAGCATGAAATGGAGCCAACCAGAGCGAGGGCAACAACAACAGCTTTTTCAGCAATTATCGCCCAAAGAGCAGCAAATTACCGACCTATTATTGGGTGGGCAGCAATTGCATTACAATCAGCTGTTGGCCCAATTGCCTTGGGGCCACAGCCAATTGATAGAGCTTTTATTACAACTAGAAATGCGGGGGCTGATCAAAGCCCTAGCTGGTAAATATTACCGCTTGGCCTGAGCATCTCGGAGCAATTGCTGGCAATTGTCGGGCACAAAAAGAGCGCCGTCTCCATTTCCCTTGAGGATTTCTCGGACCACCGTAGAGCTATAATAAGAGTATTCGGGGGCGGTCAATAAGAAAATGGTTTCTAGGCCCTCGCCCAAATCTCGGTTGAGCATGGCAATAGAGACCTCGTAATTAAAATCGTTGGAGTTGCGCAATCCTCTGAGGATAAAATCGGCCCCCTTCTCCTTGCAATAATCTACGGTAAGCTGTGGAAAGCGATCAATTTCTACTTTGGGGTCATCGGCAAAACTGGCTTTGAGAAAAGAAAGTCGCTCCTCTTCCGAAAAGTAGTAGGATTTTGTCGAGTTGGTCCCTAGGGCCACAATAATTTTATCAAATAAAGGCAGGGCTCGGCGGACAATGTCTTCATGGCCTTTTGTAATGGGGTCAAAAGAACCCGGGAAAACAGCAATTTTCATAAAAAAGATATTCAGAGTCAAAAAAAGGCGCCAAACGAAGGTTTGGCGCCTTTAAGTTAATCAACTTGATGGCCTATTCGGCAATTACGATAAATTTATTCTTCTTTCCATTTTGGCAGAAGAGGTAACGCTCGGCAAGAAGGTCCTTGCTCGTTAGTTCTTGGTTAAAGTCTGTTACTTTTTTGGCATTTAGCGCGATCGCACCTCCTTTAACGGCCCGACGAAGATCGCCATTAGAGCCAAGGCTTTTATGCTTACCCACCAAAAGATCGGCCAAGCTAATACCTGCTTCTAATTGGCTTTTTTCTACCTTGACCACCTCCAGTTCTTGGGCCAAAACAGCAAAATCTTTAGCCGAAAGGCTTTCCAAAAATTCCGCTTTTAGCTTTTTGCTAAAGGCAATATTTGTGGCTTTTTGGGCAGAAGCTAGGGCCTCCTCTCCATGCAGACGAATGGTCATCTCTTCGGCCAATACCTCCTTGAGCCCTCTGGGGTTTTCGGCATATTCTGCCTCCAAAGCTTCAATTTCCTCTCGGCTCTTAAGCGAGAAAATACGGATGAGCTTGCTCAAATCAGCATCATCTACATTCAGCCAAAACTGGTAAAACTGATAAGGAGAAGTTTTCTCGGCATCTAGCCAGATATTTCCTTTTTCTGACTTACCAAACTTCTTTCCGTCTGATTTGGTCAAAAGCGGACAAACCAAGCCGTAGCCTTTTCCACCGCCTTTACGGACAAATTCAGTTCCCGTCGTGATATTCCCCCATTGGTCACTACCGCCCATTTGCAAAAGGCAATCGTAGTTTTTATTGAGGTGATGAAAATCATTTCCTTGGATCAATTGGTAAGAGAACTCGGTAAAAGATAGGCCCGTTTCCAAGCGCTTTTTCACCGATTCCTTAGCCATCATATAGCTGACCGTAACATTTTTGCCAATATCGCGCAAAAAGTCAAAGATGCTCATCCCCTTGTAAAAGTCGTAGTTATTGAGCAAAATAGCGGGGTTCTCCCCTTCAAAATCGAGCAGTTGCTTAAACTGGGCAGTTTGCCGGTCAATATTCGCCTGCAAAGTATCATAATCCAAGAGCTGACGTTCTTCGTCCTTGAAAGAGGGGTCGCCAATTCGACCAGTGGCCCCACCCAACAAAACGATAGGACGATAACCCGCTCTTTGCCAATGCTTGAGCAACATAATGGTCACCAAGTTCCCAATGGTCAATGAGGGAGCGGTGGGGTCATAACCAATATAGGCCGTTTTGGGTCCTTCTTGGTTCAGGGCATCTTCTAGGCCCTCCGTCATTTCTTTCAACAAGCCACGCCATCGCAGCTCTTCGATAAAGTTCATGCCTTTATTTTTTCAATTCGTAAATAGTCATTCTCTTCGCTCAGAGAAATTGTCCATGCTCGGAAATTTAACGCTTCAAGATAAAGTTCCCAACAACTTCTCTGTTTTTATTTTTTTGGGGCCTCCGCAGCAAAGCTGCGGCGCTACGCTATGGGGCTCGCTCTTCGCTCGGCCCTGCGGCGGCTTTGCCGCCTTGGTCTGGCGCTATGCGCCACCCCGCCGCATCGCTAGGCCGCTCATCCTGATTCTTTGCGCTGGGCCTTTTGCTTCGGCCCGCCAAGGCTAGCAATTACTTCACAATGCCAAAAATCCGAGGCAACCCCCAGAGGTTTTTAAATGTAGCCTGCTGAAAGCGACCAGTTTGGACCTGCTCCTCTTCTCTTTCCCAAAAGTGCAGATTAGAAACCGAATAGAGGTAACCAAAAGCATAGGCCGTATGCCCTTCTTTAAGCTGGGCAATATACTCTAGGGGGTAGCGATAGAGCGCTTCTTGTTTTTTGACCAGTTTTTGGGCCTCTTCTCTACAGCTTTTTGCTTTTTCCAGCCACTTATTGGGATCTTCAAACTTCTCTTTGCGCAGTTTTGCCCGTCTTTTATCTAGCAAATAATTTAGAGTGTAGGCTCGGTGTCTGGCCCGCAAAGCAGTTATTTGTAGCCCATTGGCCAATTCTTCTCCCAATTGCTTTTGTTTCCCCGCCTTAGGAAAATGTCTTTTTTGAAGGGCCAAAAGCTCTTCTGTTCTTAGGGCAAAATCTAACAAAGGGGCCACTACGGTCTGGCTCACCGTATCTAGTTGGTGGGGCGCTGCCTGATTTTGGATATAGGGATAGCTATAAAGCGGACGAGGTTGGAACTCCATTTCGCCCAAACGGCCAGGTAGCTCGTCTGTAGTGCTAGAGGGCGCCATATAGCGAATGAGCTCTTTGTCCTTAATAAACTCCTCTTGCAAACGGAGCATGGACCAAACGGGATCGGTCCAAAGGTCGTTTTGCATCAATTCGGCCAAATACTGCAAGGGGTCATTTACCTCCTTTTCTCCCTGAATTTGATGCTCCCAAGACCAACGAGCGATGCTCCAATCAATCAACCAATAGCTCCATTCCCAACCCGAACTAAAAGTAATATGTCCTTCGGCCCTCAAAGAGTCCATAAGTTGAATATCTCCTAAGCGGGCAGAGAGATAAGGCAAAAGCGTCATGGGGACCGAATTATCAAAAGTGAGCCAATAAGCAGACCCTGGAAAATACCAGCATTCCCTTTTCTTGGCCTCTTCTTGGTAGAGGGCCAAGATGGCTTTTAGGTTTTTGTTATTGTAAACGGGCGCATGTTCATCCTCCAGGTCATAAAACATGACGGTATGGACCATTAGGCCGTGGCTGCGCTCTAGCTTCTGTTCTTCGGCAGATAGTTTGGGCAGTTCCTCTTTTTTGTCTAGCATGACCTCTTCTTGGACCAGATGCGCTCGGCTCATAAAATGGGCCTTATAACGGTTTTTGATTAGGTCCGCTAAGAAGATTTCTAGTTCCTGTTTCTTTTTTTGCTTCCCCTTGCTAAACTCTGTCGTAGAAAATTCTACATTATAGACATCCCAACCAGCTTGGGCCAGATAATCCATATTCTCCTCAATTTGCTTCTTTTTAGACTTGAGGCTATTGGGGAAGGTCTGGTAGAGTTGAAAAGCTTTTTGCTGGGTCATATGCATAGAAATATCAATGCCCATCAACAAGCCTCTTTTTTGGCCATAATCTACTATTTTCTTAATGTAGGGCATCCAGCTCTTGCGGTCGATGCTATTGAGTAAGTTGAACTCGAAGTAGTTTTGTTGGTTTCGGGCCAACCAATCAATGTACCCTTTCACTTCTTTTTCTGCATCGGGATAGTTGGGGTCCAAAAGGGCTTCTGTTAGCTCAATGGGGTGGATTGTATGTAAGTGAAAGCCTTTTTTGGCAAAGCGGGGACGAGCCTGCCAGACTAGCCCTTCAGCTACGGGCCAAGTCGTAATTTGGGGAATCAGGCTTTCTTTGGGATGAAAAAACTGAAAGCCCAATTGCTCTTGCAACAAACCATAAAGGCCCATACTCACTCCTTGGTAAGAATTAGTGAGTAGTTCCATTTTTATTTGCTGGCCAGACATTTTACTGCTCCAGTTATAGGCGTGTTCAGGAACATAGAAGCCTGTCCCTTGTTTATTGGCCTGCCCCTGATTGATATAAGGTAGAATAATCAGGACTTCGGCATCGGCTTTATTGTAGCTCAACTCACAGCGGCAAGCCTGCTCCAAAAGGCGGCTGGCATCCTCAATAGCATACTTACTGATAGAGACCTCAAAAAGCTCGGCATCTGCCATGATGCTAATGGCCCGAATGGCAAAACTATTAGGCATAAAGGCCCAAAAGAAAAAGAGAGAAAAAAAGAGTGGATGTAGCCGCATAATAACTTAAGTATTGCTGTTTGAAGCTGTGGGTAGAAGACACCACAGTTTGGCCATTTAGGGGCCTAGGGTCAGAAATGCGGCAAAGATAAGAACTGAAGGCCGAAAAGAAAATCTCTTTTCGGCCTTTAGGATATCCTTCTATTTTTGGTCCAAAACGGTTTATAGCTCGATAGCATAGCCCTCGCGGCGGTCGTCGCCTACTGCTTGGAGTTGGCCATTTTTATGGCGTAAAATAGAATTGAGTCCTCCGAAGAACATGGCTTTTTCGGGCCATTCGACTAATTGTTCTAGTTTAGGGTCTTCGGTATTGGCTAGGCCTGCGTATTCTGGCTCCAGATTGAGGCGGCCATGTTCGTAGTGCAGACGGCTAGCGGTGGTGGCCGCTTGTAGTTCCATCTTTTGGTCCAAAACATGGTGCAGGAGTTGAAGGACCATGCCTGGGATACGGCTAGCTCCGCCCGTTCCTGTTGCCAGATGAAATTGGTTCTCTTTGAGGACCAAAGTGGGCGCCATCATAGAAGACAAACGGTTATTGGGAGTCCAATTATGAAAGCCATCGGGTAAAAGGGCCGCCTCGCCCAGCATATTATTCATCATGATGTTGGTCCCGGGGATCATATAACCACAGCCTTCTCCATTGGAGAGAGTGATGCTAATGGCATTGCCCAACTCATCGGCAATATTGAGGTGAGTGGTGCTGCCCCATTTGCTATTGAGCTTTTTGGGATTGCGGTCTATACTATAAATATCACCAAGGACCTTTTGCAGGCGGGCCAGTTGTTGTTTAGTATGGAGCGGATCAATGGGGAGGGGCTCCAAAGCAGACAAGCCTTCTGCAATGAGGACCCCGCCCGTGCTGGGCAGTGGGTTGGTCAGTAGCTGATGCCCTTTATAGGCTAATTTTAAGGGCTTGCGCCAAATTACTTCATATTGGGCCAGGTCATCTGCTCGGAGCAGGCCGCCTTGGGCTATACTATCTTTTAGGAGCAGCTTAGCCGCTTCGCCCAGATAAATATCTTTGGCCCAATCCTTTTCATGGCTAAGGTAATCAAAGTAATCGGCCAGGCCGGGCATGCGCTGTATTTGGCCCACAGGCAAAGGTTTACCATCGGGATAAAAAATAGCTGCCGATTCTGCAGAGCGGGTCATAATGGGCTGCAATACCCGAATATCAAAAAACTGGAAATCGGTCATGGCGAGGCCTTCTTTGGCCAAAATCTTAGCCGGTTCGATTAGGACCGAAATAGGCAGGCTAGCGTAGCGTTCATGCAAGGCCGAAATGCCCGCCATCATGCCAGGAGTAGCCATAGCGCCCATGCCAATATGAAACGTTTCTTGGGCCGAGCCAAAATCTACCTGCATGGGGTAGAATTCTAATTGCTCGGGAGCGATTTTCTTAAGTGGGGTTTGTACAAAAAAATCGAGCAGCAAATTTTGTCCAGCAGCGGTATGCAAGCAAGCAAAGCCGCCTGCCCCCAAAGAGGCCATACAGGGCTCGGCCACAGAGGCGGCAAAAAGAGCCGCAATAGCGGCATCAAAAGCATTGCCCCCTTCCTTAATAATTAGGGCGGCGGCTTCTGCTGTTTTTTGGTGGCCAGCGGCAATGCTGGCGCTTAGCGGAGTAGATAGCGACATAAATAAGGGTTGTGGAGTAGATAAATCTCTTAGCTAATTATTTTGGATCTAGAAGCGGGGCGAAGCCCCGCTGGCCTAGCGATGTGCAGCAGTGGCCGAAGGCCAGACCTAGGCGGCCTAGCCGCCGAAGGGCCGAGCGAATAGCGAGCTGCGAAACGTAGCGCCTGCCGTAGGCAGGAGGCCCCAAAAGGCAATTAAAATAAAAAACCCTTTCCAGGAAAATGGAAAGGGCTAAAATTATTTTGTGTTGCTTGCTAAGAACTAGCCTTCTTTGGTCAATAATTCTTGGAAGAAAGCGATGAAGTCGGCCACGGGCATACTGCCTTTGTCGCCATCTTCGACTCCCTGAATACGGACCGAAATGCTGCCTTCTTCGGCTTCTTTCTCGCCGAGGATGAGCATAATGGGAATGCGTTTTAGTTCGGTATCGCGGATTTTGCGGCCCAAAGTTTCGTTGCGGTTATCTACATAGCCACGGATATCGGCGGCGGCCAATTCTTGTTGTACTTTGGTCGCATAATCGCCAAAGCGATCAGAAACGGGCAAAATAGCGTACTGCTCGGGCATGAGCCAAAGCGGGAATTTTCCTGCCGTATGCTCGATGAGGACCGAAATAAAGCGTTCTAGCGAGCCAAAAGGCGCACGGTGAATCATCACGGGGCGGTGCTTTTGGTTATCGGCGCCCACATACTCCAGTTGGAAGCGTTCGGGCAGGTTGTAATCTACTTGGATGGTCCCGAGCTGCCAAGAGCGGCCGAGGGCATCCTTGACCATAAAGTCGAGTTTGGGACCATAAAAAGCAGCCTCGCCCAATTCGGTAACCGTGGGTAGGCCCACCT
This genomic interval from Saprospira grandis contains the following:
- the mnmA gene encoding tRNA 2-thiouridine(34) synthase MnmA; translation: MNGKRVVVGLSGGVDSSVTAYLLLEQGYEVIGLFMRNWNDDSVIEESECPWIEDSNDALLVAQELGIPFQVVDLSEDYKERIVNYMFAEYEAGRTPNPDVLCNREIKFDVFLEKALELGADYVATGHYCQKTSIEKDGQLYHQLKAGADPNKDQSYFLCQLSQEQLAKALFPIGHLQKSEVREIAKEQGLITAEKKDSQGLCFVGKIKLPVFLQQQLAPKTGQAIELAADSPIFKPAATDNLADLARPYPFSPNLGKVVGEHTGAHFFTVGQRKGLQLGGFKEPLFVLHTDTEKNIVYVGQGKQHPGLYRPALFIPKEDAHWLRPDLALKVGEKMSIMARIRYRQALQKAELIAQEEGLYFLFEEPQRGVTPGQFAAAYLGDELIFSGVIQ
- the dprA gene encoding DNA-processing protein DprA; protein product: MLNEKEKLWAIALQQSPQMGAIRARRLLRDFGSIQAIYEADAVALAQASYIGKTAMRHILSREGLEMAKRELDFVEKKGIELLLFGQSNYPRRLLQIEDAPFLLYYKGSAPLDQLRTLSVVGTRKPTENGRAACERILTEIKEFSPLIVSGLAYGIDACAHRKALDLGLETVAVLAHGLNRIYPPQHRSLAEQMLEQGGLLTEFISQNKPLACNFPMRNRIIAGLSDALWVVETGPKGGSMISAQKAIDYQRKVFALPGRWNDKQSLGCNELIRQQTALLLSQGKQLAQSMKWSQPERGQQQQLFQQLSPKEQQITDLLLGGQQLHYNQLLAQLPWGHSQLIELLLQLEMRGLIKALAGKYYRLA
- the coaD gene encoding pantetheine-phosphate adenylyltransferase, giving the protein MKIAVFPGSFDPITKGHEDIVRRALPLFDKIIVALGTNSTKSYYFSEEERLSFLKASFADDPKVEIDRFPQLTVDYCKEKGADFILRGLRNSNDFNYEVSIAMLNRDLGEGLETIFLLTAPEYSYYSSTVVREILKGNGDGALFVPDNCQQLLRDAQAKR
- the tyrS gene encoding tyrosine--tRNA ligase, with protein sequence MNFIEELRWRGLLKEMTEGLEDALNQEGPKTAYIGYDPTAPSLTIGNLVTIMLLKHWQRAGYRPIVLLGGATGRIGDPSFKDEERQLLDYDTLQANIDRQTAQFKQLLDFEGENPAILLNNYDFYKGMSIFDFLRDIGKNVTVSYMMAKESVKKRLETGLSFTEFSYQLIQGNDFHHLNKNYDCLLQMGGSDQWGNITTGTEFVRKGGGKGYGLVCPLLTKSDGKKFGKSEKGNIWLDAEKTSPYQFYQFWLNVDDADLSKLIRIFSLKSREEIEALEAEYAENPRGLKEVLAEEMTIRLHGEEALASAQKATNIAFSKKLKAEFLESLSAKDFAVLAQELEVVKVEKSQLEAGISLADLLVGKHKSLGSNGDLRRAVKGGAIALNAKKVTDFNQELTSKDLLAERYLFCQNGKKNKFIVIAE
- a CDS encoding gamma-glutamyltransferase — protein: MSLSTPLSASIAAGHQKTAEAAALIIKEGGNAFDAAIAALFAASVAEPCMASLGAGGFACLHTAAGQNLLLDFFVQTPLKKIAPEQLEFYPMQVDFGSAQETFHIGMGAMATPGMMAGISALHERYASLPISVLIEPAKILAKEGLAMTDFQFFDIRVLQPIMTRSAESAAIFYPDGKPLPVGQIQRMPGLADYFDYLSHEKDWAKDIYLGEAAKLLLKDSIAQGGLLRADDLAQYEVIWRKPLKLAYKGHQLLTNPLPSTGGVLIAEGLSALEPLPIDPLHTKQQLARLQKVLGDIYSIDRNPKKLNSKWGSTTHLNIADELGNAISITLSNGEGCGYMIPGTNIMMNNMLGEAALLPDGFHNWTPNNRLSSMMAPTLVLKENQFHLATGTGGASRIPGMVLQLLHHVLDQKMELQAATTASRLHYEHGRLNLEPEYAGLANTEDPKLEQLVEWPEKAMFFGGLNSILRHKNGQLQAVGDDRREGYAIEL